Genomic window (Streptomyces sp. LX-29):
GGTCGACGACCTCCCAGGGGGAGCCGGCCAGCAGCGCGAAGAGCCGGCCGAGGCCGTCGAGGAGCACACAGCCGTAGGTGCCGGAGTAGGCGACCCAGGTGTGCTGGATGAAGGAGCCGTCGGCGTAGAGGCCGTCGCCCCGGGTGACATGGGGGAAGACCGGGGAGAGCGCGTCGCGGGCGAGCTCCAGTTTCCCGGCGGTCCGCCCCAGCACGCCGCGCAGCGCGACCACCCGGCACAGGTCGACCCGGTTGGCCCCGGTGCTGGTGCCGGTGTAGTCGCCGAGCATGCCGTCCGGCACGAAGTGGTCGACGGCGGCCAGGGCGCGGCCGCGCAGCGCCTCGTCGACCCGGTCGTGGGCCATGGCGAGGGTGTCGAGCAGCAGCCGCGGGCTGCCGATCTGCCACTCCCACCAGTTGCCGTAGCGGGTGGTCGCCGGGGAGTAGACCGTTCGGTCGAGGTGGTCCAGGCCGCGTACCAGGTCGGCGGCGAGCCCGGGGTCGCCGGTGAGGCCGGTGCCGGGCTGCGCGTACGCCTGCGCCATGGTGTGCAGCCGGGCGTAGCCGAGGGTGATCCCGGCGGGCGGGTCGTAGGGCGCGTCCGGCCAGAGCGAGGCGGCGGTGGGCGCCATGCTCGCGCGGTACGCGGCGGCCCGTTCGCCGGTGCGGCGCAGCCGGGAGGCGTAGGGCTCGGCCGTGGGGTCGAAGCCGGTGCCCAGGGCCAGCTCCAGCCAGCGGCGGCGCAGCGTGTCGAAGTCGTCGTCGGCCCTCCGGGCGCCGGGGGCGGGGCCCTCCCCCGGTGCGGCGTCGGCGGCCCGGGTCGGGCCCGCGAGGGCCGCGCCGAGGCCGAGCGCTCCGGTGCCGGCCATGAGGGTGCGTCGTCTGACATCCCGTCCCATGCGGGGGCCTCCTGCTCGTGGACCGTGCTGCGGACGCGTCGGTTGAGCCGCGGGTGGCGCCGGCCCGAGCATGCCGGACCGCCCGGCACCTCGCCAGACCGCTGGAGGGACGGTTCCCGGTGGCCCGGGAGCCATTTCATTGAATCTTGAACTAGATGGTTGAAAGTTGAACTGGATGGGGCTACGGTGTCCCTCGTCGGAACCGTTGAATCTTCAACAACACCCCAGGAGCAGTCATGGCCCTCTTCGGTCGCAAGCGCCCCACCGCCACCCCCGCGCCCACCGCCACCGCCGCCCTCGCGCCCACCGGCACCGCCACCGCCGTTCTCGACGTCGACCCCGCGCTCGCCGCGCTGACCGGCGACTACACCATCGACCCCGGCCACAGCAGCATCGGCTTCACGGTGCGGCACGCGATGGTCACCAACGTCCGCGGCGCCTTCTCCGACCACGAGGGCACCCTGCGGCTGGACGGCGCCGACCCCTCGCGCTCCACCGCCGCCATCGACGTCAGGATCGCCAGCGTGGACACCGGCATCGCCGACCGCGACAACCACCTGCGCGGCGACGACTTCTTCGACGCCGAGCGCTTCCCGCTGATGCGCTTCCGCTCCACCGGGATCCGGCCGGTCGGCGGCGACACCTACCGCGTCACCGGCGATCTGACGATCAAGGACGTGACCCGTCCGCTCTCCCTCGACCTGGAGTTCAACGGCTCGGCCACCGACGTCTACGGCAACGAGCGCGTCGGCTTCGAGGGCGGCGCCGAGATCCTGCGCTCGGAGTGGGGCCTGACCTGGAACGCGGCGCTGGAGGCCGGCGGCGTGATGGTCAGCGACAAGGTCAAGCTGGTCTTCGACATCTCCGCCGTCAAGGCCGCTCCGCAGGGCTGACCGGCCGCCCGGCGGAACCGCGCCGCCGCCCCCCAGGGCCGACGATCACGGCCCCGCCATCACCCACCCACGCGACAAGGGCCCCGTCCGAGGACGGGGCCCGCGCCGTGTCCGCGGCCGGTCAGACGGCCGCGCGCCTCACTCCTGCGGCTCGACGCCGAGGCGGCGCAGCCCGTAGGCGTAGGCGTCGTCCAGCGCCTGCCAGGACGCGGCGATCACGTTCTCCGCGACGCCGACCGTGGACCACTCGCCACGCCCGTCGGTGGTCGAGATGAGCACCCGGGTCGTGGACTGGGTGCCGTGCTTGCCCTCCAGGATGCGGACCTTGTAGTCCACCAGCTCCAGCTTGGCCAGCTGCGGGTAGATGCGCTCCAGCCCGACGCGCAGCGCGCGGTCCAGGGCGTGGACCGGACCGTTCCCCTCGGCGGTCGCGACGATCCGCTCGCCCTTGGCCCACACCTTCACCGTGGCCTCGTTGGCGTGGCTGCCGTCCGGGCGGTCCTCGACGATCGCCCGCCAGGACTCGCACCGGTAGTAGCGGCGGGCCCGCCCCTCCACCTCGGCGCGCAGCAGCAGTTCGAAGGAGGCGTCGGCGGCCTCGTAGGTGTAGCCCGCCAGCTCACGCTCCTTGACCCGCTCCACCACCCGGCCCAGCAGCTCGCGGTCGCCGCCCAGGTCGATGCCGAGCTCCTTGCCCTTGAGCTCCACCGAGGCGCGTCCGGCCATGTCGGAGACCAGCATCCGCATGGTGTTGCCGACCCGCTCCGGGTCGATGTGCTGGTACAGGTCGGGGTCGACCTTGATCGCCGAGGCGTGCAGCCCGGCCTTGTGGGCGAAGGCGGAGAGGCCGACGTAGGGCTGGTGGGTGGCGGGGGTGAGGTTGACGACCTCGGCGATGGCGTGCGAGATCCGGGTCATCTCGGCCAACGAGCCCTCGGGCAGCACCCTGCGGCCGTACTTCAGCTCCAGGGCCGCGACGACGGGGAAGAGGTTGGCGTTGCCGACCCGCTCGCCGTAGCCGTTGGCGGTGCACTGCACATGGGTGGCGCCCGCGTCCACGGCGGCGAGGGTGTTGGCGACCGCGCAGCCGGTGTCGTCCTGGGCGTGGATGCCCAGCCGGGCCCCGGTGTCGGCGAGCACGGTGGCCACGACCGCCTGCACCTGGGCCGGCAGCATCCCGCCGTTGGTGTCGCAGAGCACCACCACGTCGGCGCCGGCCTGGTGGGCGGTGGTGACGACCCGCTTCGCGTAGTCCGGGTTGGCGCGGTAGCCGTCGAAGAAGTGCTCGCAGTCGACGAAGACACGGCGGCCCTGCTCCCGCAGGTAGGCCACGGTGTCCGCCACCATCGCCAGGTTCTCCTCCAGCGTGGTGCGCAGCGCCAGCTCCACATGGCGGTCGTGCGACTTGGCCACCAGCGTGATCACCGGGGCGCCGGACTCCAGCAGCGCCGCCACCTGTGGATCGTCCGCCGCCCGCACCCCGGCCCGGCGGGTGGCACCGAACGCGACCAGCCGCGCGTGCCTGAAGTCGATCTCCTGGCGCGCCCGGGCGAAGAACTCGGTGTCGCGAGGGTTGGCGCCCGGCCAGCCGCCCTCGATGAAGCCGACGCCGAAGTCGTCCAGGTGCCGGGCGATGGTCAGCTTGTCCGCGACGGTGAGGTTGATGCCCTCGCGCTGCGCGCCGTCGCGCAGGGTGGTGTCGAAGACGTGGAAGCTGTCGTCGCCCCACGGGGTATTCGCTGCGTCGCTCATGCTGTCTGGACTCCTGAGGTCTCGGTCTACCGGAATAACCGGCTCCGCGCCCTCCTATGATCCCTCGCGCTCCGCGTCCCCGACGGGGTTCGGCCGGGAAACGAAAAAACCCCTCGCGGGTGCGAGAGGTCTGCGCGCGGGTCTGGGGGCACGATGGCCGCGCCGTACCGGAAGGTGGTGGTACGGGG
Coding sequences:
- a CDS encoding YceI family protein is translated as MALFGRKRPTATPAPTATAALAPTGTATAVLDVDPALAALTGDYTIDPGHSSIGFTVRHAMVTNVRGAFSDHEGTLRLDGADPSRSTAAIDVRIASVDTGIADRDNHLRGDDFFDAERFPLMRFRSTGIRPVGGDTYRVTGDLTIKDVTRPLSLDLEFNGSATDVYGNERVGFEGGAEILRSEWGLTWNAALEAGGVMVSDKVKLVFDISAVKAAPQG
- the cimA gene encoding citramalate synthase — translated: MSDAANTPWGDDSFHVFDTTLRDGAQREGINLTVADKLTIARHLDDFGVGFIEGGWPGANPRDTEFFARARQEIDFRHARLVAFGATRRAGVRAADDPQVAALLESGAPVITLVAKSHDRHVELALRTTLEENLAMVADTVAYLREQGRRVFVDCEHFFDGYRANPDYAKRVVTTAHQAGADVVVLCDTNGGMLPAQVQAVVATVLADTGARLGIHAQDDTGCAVANTLAAVDAGATHVQCTANGYGERVGNANLFPVVAALELKYGRRVLPEGSLAEMTRISHAIAEVVNLTPATHQPYVGLSAFAHKAGLHASAIKVDPDLYQHIDPERVGNTMRMLVSDMAGRASVELKGKELGIDLGGDRELLGRVVERVKERELAGYTYEAADASFELLLRAEVEGRARRYYRCESWRAIVEDRPDGSHANEATVKVWAKGERIVATAEGNGPVHALDRALRVGLERIYPQLAKLELVDYKVRILEGKHGTQSTTRVLISTTDGRGEWSTVGVAENVIAASWQALDDAYAYGLRRLGVEPQE